A single region of the Arthrobacter sp. FB24 genome encodes:
- the ccsB gene encoding c-type cytochrome biogenesis protein CcsB codes for MPDINETMGQYSELFMLLAAGTYTVAFIAFAWDLARSSKVLRAVDLKAAEAAPARAGVPVSAGISAAASGDRLASHVGGPAGIAERPSSTARRAGTDAAGAGQTAEPGMRYAPGRRVPARVAVALTILGALIHGAGVVTRAFGAGRVPWGNMYEFLTTGAFVAVAVFLLALTRRDLRFLGTFVIGLAIIMQVAASIAYWTPVGHLVPALQSYWLIIHVSIAVLSSALFTLTFAMSALQLVQSHRQKTVAAGGADRLGFMRLVPSALSLENLSYRINALGFIGWTFTLMFGAIWAEKAWGRFWGWDTKEVWTFVIWVVYAGYLHARATRGWTGTRAAWLSIVGYLCVVFNFTIVNQFFNGLHSYSGL; via the coding sequence ATGCCGGACATCAACGAAACCATGGGCCAATACAGCGAGCTGTTCATGCTCCTGGCCGCAGGCACCTACACCGTGGCGTTCATCGCCTTCGCCTGGGACCTGGCCCGCAGCAGCAAGGTCCTGCGCGCGGTGGACCTCAAAGCCGCAGAGGCGGCCCCTGCACGTGCCGGCGTTCCGGTCAGCGCCGGAATCAGCGCCGCCGCTTCCGGTGACCGTCTGGCCTCCCACGTCGGCGGCCCGGCCGGCATAGCCGAACGCCCGAGCTCAACCGCCCGCCGAGCGGGAACGGATGCGGCCGGCGCAGGCCAAACTGCCGAACCCGGCATGCGCTACGCCCCCGGGCGGCGCGTCCCGGCCCGGGTGGCGGTGGCCCTCACGATACTCGGCGCCCTGATCCACGGCGCCGGTGTGGTCACCCGTGCGTTCGGCGCGGGCCGGGTGCCATGGGGCAACATGTACGAGTTCCTTACCACCGGCGCCTTCGTGGCCGTGGCGGTATTCCTGCTCGCGCTGACCCGGCGCGACCTGCGCTTCCTGGGCACCTTCGTGATCGGTCTGGCCATCATCATGCAGGTGGCCGCCTCGATCGCCTACTGGACGCCCGTGGGGCACCTCGTTCCGGCGCTGCAGAGCTACTGGCTGATCATCCATGTCTCCATCGCCGTACTGTCCTCGGCACTGTTCACCCTGACCTTCGCGATGTCCGCCCTGCAGCTGGTCCAGTCCCACCGCCAGAAAACCGTAGCTGCCGGAGGCGCGGACAGGCTCGGGTTCATGCGTCTGGTTCCCTCGGCGCTCAGCCTGGAGAACCTCTCCTACCGCATCAACGCGCTCGGGTTCATCGGCTGGACCTTCACCCTGATGTTCGGGGCCATCTGGGCCGAAAAGGCCTGGGGCCGCTTCTGGGGCTGGGACACCAAGGAAGTCTGGACCTTCGTCATCTGGGTGGTCTACGCCGGCTACCTCCATGCCCGCGCCACGCGCGGCTGGACCGGCACCCGCGCCGCCTGGCTGTCCATCGTCGGCTACCTGTGCGTGGTGTTCAACTTCACCATCGTGAACCAGTTCTTCAACGGCCTGCACTCCTACTCCGGCCTGTGA
- the lgt gene encoding prolipoprotein diacylglyceryl transferase, producing the protein MQSFSTQEIFLPSPTLSAVALGPLTIRFYALCILAGIAVGTWLTVRRLKARGGTSSQALDIVMWAVPFGIVGGRLYHVITDNQLYFGPGKDPWGALRIWEGGLGIWGAVALGLVGAAIGARRAGVPFAAFADAAAPGLLLAQALGRWGNWFNNEIYGAPTDLPWKLQIHTMDPTTGQAVTTPEGTPEVIGYFQPTFLYESLWCLAAAALLIFLDRKYTLGAGAVFSLYIVFYTAGRFAFELMRSDEANTILGARVNTWVAGVVFIAGLAFFQQLRSRTRSKVETNGTLPDPAR; encoded by the coding sequence ATGCAATCGTTCTCCACGCAGGAGATCTTCCTGCCTTCACCAACGCTGAGCGCCGTCGCGCTCGGCCCCCTGACGATCCGCTTCTACGCGCTCTGCATCCTCGCGGGCATCGCTGTCGGCACCTGGCTGACCGTCCGCCGTCTCAAGGCCAGGGGCGGGACCTCGTCACAGGCACTGGACATTGTGATGTGGGCCGTCCCCTTCGGCATCGTCGGCGGCCGGCTCTACCATGTGATCACCGACAACCAGCTCTACTTCGGGCCCGGTAAGGACCCCTGGGGTGCCCTGCGGATCTGGGAAGGCGGCCTTGGCATCTGGGGTGCGGTTGCCCTCGGGCTGGTCGGGGCAGCTATCGGTGCCCGCCGCGCCGGAGTCCCCTTCGCCGCGTTCGCTGACGCCGCCGCTCCCGGACTGCTCCTGGCGCAGGCCCTGGGCAGGTGGGGAAACTGGTTCAACAACGAAATCTACGGCGCACCCACGGACCTGCCATGGAAACTGCAAATCCACACCATGGACCCAACCACAGGACAGGCAGTGACCACTCCAGAAGGGACCCCTGAGGTCATCGGGTACTTCCAGCCGACCTTCCTCTACGAGTCCCTCTGGTGCCTGGCCGCGGCGGCACTGCTGATATTCCTGGACCGCAAATATACGCTCGGAGCCGGAGCGGTCTTCTCCCTCTACATTGTTTTCTACACGGCCGGCCGGTTTGCCTTCGAACTGATGCGCTCCGATGAAGCGAACACGATTCTGGGTGCGCGCGTCAACACCTGGGTCGCCGGAGTTGTCTTCATCGCCGGGCTGGCCTTCTTCCAACAGCTCAGATCCCGTACCCGGTCAAAGGTGGAAACGAACGGCACGCTGCCGGACCCGGCCCGCTAA
- a CDS encoding arsenic resistance protein — protein MGTVKTRNLPAWVERHQIGLYLAAIAVGVALGFLAPGSVGALERSIYPALGLLLYATFLGVPFASIGAAVRDLRFLATVLVLNFVVVPAVVFGLTRFVAGDPALVVGVMLVLLTPCIDYVIVFTGLAGGASDRLLAAAPVLMFVQMLLLPVFLWVFIGPDVAGAIDPAPFVEALIVLIIIPLAAAALTQALARRTNLGRTVMAAMQASMVPLMMVTLTVVVGSQITGVSRELGSLLVVVPVYVAFLLVMVPLGLLAAKGARLDPASTRAVVFSGATRNSLVVLPLALALPGPLALAALVVVTQTLVELIGMVLYVQFLPLIVPKEPNRQPA, from the coding sequence ATGGGTACGGTGAAAACCCGCAATCTCCCCGCGTGGGTGGAGCGTCATCAGATCGGCCTGTACCTTGCGGCCATCGCTGTCGGCGTTGCCCTCGGCTTTCTTGCTCCCGGCTCGGTGGGGGCGCTGGAGCGCTCGATTTACCCGGCCCTCGGACTGCTGCTCTATGCGACTTTTCTCGGGGTTCCCTTTGCCTCCATCGGCGCGGCAGTCAGGGATCTGCGGTTCCTGGCGACAGTGCTGGTCCTGAACTTCGTCGTCGTTCCCGCTGTGGTGTTTGGTCTGACTCGGTTTGTCGCCGGAGATCCGGCGCTGGTGGTCGGCGTCATGCTCGTACTCCTGACGCCGTGCATCGACTACGTCATTGTCTTCACCGGTTTGGCCGGAGGGGCCAGTGACCGGCTCCTGGCCGCCGCTCCGGTATTGATGTTCGTGCAGATGCTCCTGCTACCGGTGTTCCTGTGGGTTTTCATCGGCCCCGACGTGGCTGGGGCTATTGACCCGGCACCGTTTGTCGAGGCCCTGATCGTTCTGATCATCATTCCCCTGGCCGCAGCGGCCCTGACCCAGGCGCTGGCCCGCCGGACAAACCTGGGCCGGACCGTCATGGCGGCCATGCAGGCTTCGATGGTTCCCCTCATGATGGTCACGCTGACCGTGGTAGTCGGTTCACAGATCACAGGAGTGAGCAGGGAACTTGGCTCGCTGCTTGTGGTGGTTCCGGTCTATGTGGCTTTCCTGCTGGTGATGGTTCCGCTGGGACTGTTGGCGGCCAAAGGCGCCCGCCTCGATCCTGCGTCCACCCGTGCCGTTGTCTTCAGTGGCGCTACCCGAAATTCGCTGGTTGTGCTGCCGCTGGCGCTGGCGCTTCCCGGGCCGCTGGCCTTGGCCGCGCTGGTCGTCGTCACCCAAACTCTCGTCGAACTGATCGGCATGGTCCTCTACGTCCAGTTCCTTCCCCTGATCGTGCCCAAGGAACCCAACCGGCAGCCCGCCTAA
- the resB gene encoding cytochrome c biogenesis protein ResB encodes MSLPDAPDAKAAPVLPPLGPAGTLRWAWTQLTSMRTALFLLLLLAVVAVPGSLFPQRPANPAVVTQYIKDRPEYGKILDSLQLFDVYSSAWFSAIYILLFISLIGCVIPRARAHWKALRSAPPRTPRRLSRLPEYGTLVLPADAAVGPGDAVRDAAAVLKKRGYRVDIRDADGAMPSLGAERGLLREVGNLLFHTALIGVLVSVAVGGLFGYRGQKIIIEGDTFVNTLVGYDNFTPGTNFQTSWLDPFAVTLDKFDVRFDRESTRQFGQPIDFKASLTTRNSPDAAPQQQVLKVNEPVYFGGTGIFLVGNGYAPIVTVKDGDGNTAFSGPVVSVPNDAVYTSTIVLKVPDASPSQLGFVGFFLPSAIKNQDGVSYSFDPDPLNPQLNLNSYYGDLGLDTGKPQNVYNLDVKTLTQLNGRDLPAGGIVLDAGQSYTLPEGKGSISFDGLKRYIGVDIRTVPGQDGVLIFSLIAVAGLIVSLYVNRRRVWLRAGSHEDGRTMIEYGLLARGEDHRLAPEAAAIRARLMARWNLAEPHATDAANVPARSPKEH; translated from the coding sequence ATGTCCCTACCTGACGCCCCGGATGCTAAGGCAGCGCCGGTCCTCCCGCCGCTGGGCCCCGCCGGGACGCTGCGCTGGGCGTGGACCCAGCTGACGAGCATGCGGACGGCACTTTTTCTGCTGCTTTTGCTGGCCGTGGTCGCGGTGCCGGGCTCGTTGTTCCCGCAGCGCCCGGCTAACCCTGCCGTGGTGACCCAGTACATCAAGGACCGTCCGGAGTACGGGAAAATCCTTGACTCCCTTCAGCTCTTCGATGTCTATTCCTCGGCGTGGTTCTCCGCGATTTACATCCTGTTGTTCATCTCCCTGATCGGCTGCGTGATACCCCGGGCCCGGGCACACTGGAAGGCCCTGCGTTCAGCCCCGCCGCGGACCCCCCGGCGGCTGTCGCGTCTGCCCGAATACGGCACGCTCGTGCTGCCGGCAGACGCCGCTGTCGGCCCGGGCGACGCCGTCCGGGACGCAGCCGCAGTACTGAAGAAACGCGGCTACCGCGTCGACATCCGCGACGCCGACGGCGCGATGCCCTCCCTCGGAGCCGAACGGGGGCTGCTGCGGGAAGTCGGCAACCTCCTCTTCCACACCGCCCTGATCGGCGTGCTGGTCAGCGTCGCGGTCGGCGGGTTGTTCGGCTACCGGGGCCAAAAAATCATCATCGAAGGCGACACGTTCGTCAACACCCTCGTCGGCTACGACAACTTCACCCCCGGCACCAACTTCCAGACCTCCTGGCTGGATCCCTTCGCCGTCACCCTGGACAAGTTCGACGTCCGTTTCGACCGCGAATCCACCCGGCAGTTCGGCCAGCCCATCGATTTCAAAGCCTCCCTGACGACCCGGAACAGCCCGGACGCGGCCCCGCAGCAGCAGGTCCTGAAAGTCAACGAACCGGTCTACTTCGGCGGAACCGGCATCTTCCTCGTCGGCAACGGTTACGCACCCATCGTCACCGTCAAAGACGGGGACGGGAACACCGCGTTCAGCGGCCCTGTCGTATCCGTCCCCAACGACGCCGTGTACACCTCCACCATTGTCCTCAAGGTCCCGGACGCCTCGCCCTCCCAGCTGGGTTTCGTCGGGTTCTTCCTGCCCTCGGCCATCAAGAACCAGGATGGTGTGTCCTACAGCTTCGACCCGGACCCGCTGAACCCGCAACTGAACCTGAACTCCTACTACGGTGATCTCGGGCTCGATACAGGCAAACCCCAGAACGTCTACAACCTGGACGTAAAGACCTTGACCCAGCTCAACGGCCGGGATCTGCCGGCCGGCGGGATTGTCCTGGACGCCGGGCAGAGCTACACCCTCCCGGAGGGCAAAGGCTCGATCAGCTTTGACGGGCTCAAACGCTACATCGGGGTGGACATCCGCACAGTCCCGGGCCAGGACGGGGTCCTGATCTTCTCCCTGATTGCCGTCGCCGGGCTGATCGTGTCCCTGTACGTGAACCGCCGCCGCGTCTGGCTCCGCGCCGGCTCCCACGAGGACGGCCGCACCATGATCGAATACGGGCTGCTGGCCCGCGGCGAAGACCACCGGCTCGCACCCGAGGCCGCGGCCATCCGCGCCCGGCTCATGGCCCGCTGGAACCTCGCCGAGCCCCACGCGACCGACGCCGCCAACGTCCCTGCCCGCTCACCGAAGGAGCACTAA
- a CDS encoding cytochrome P450 — translation MPRSAQHLLQDAGSVQSLEGPAHRHRKQLFRDLMTKESVDRLGQAFDTEWRSAAERWRGAGAVVLHDELRRILTAAACEWAGVPADQATVGRRARELSLMIEKAGAVGPANWYARWRRRGTEKWAADCLDTIRRSGPDAARDTPAASIAFHTDEHGNALPVDTAAVELLNLLRPIEAVSRFMVFAAVALQQHPEWKDILNAGQDADLDCFAQEVRRYYPFFPFVGGTARQPLQWKGQTFKEGQWVLLDLYGTNHDGRIWKDPESFDPARFRAWRPDPHTLVPQGAGDPAAGHRCPGEDITVDLMRRAVRALAAETGMSVPAQDLSIDLTRMPALPRSGFILSGRPGPH, via the coding sequence ATGCCCCGCTCTGCCCAGCACCTGCTGCAGGACGCCGGCAGCGTGCAGTCCCTCGAAGGGCCCGCCCACCGGCACCGGAAACAGCTGTTTCGTGACCTGATGACCAAGGAATCGGTGGACCGTCTCGGCCAGGCTTTCGACACCGAATGGCGCTCCGCGGCGGAGCGGTGGCGTGGCGCGGGCGCGGTGGTACTCCATGACGAGCTGCGCCGGATCCTCACCGCAGCCGCCTGCGAATGGGCCGGAGTGCCGGCAGACCAGGCTACAGTGGGCCGCCGCGCCCGGGAACTGAGCCTGATGATCGAAAAGGCCGGCGCGGTCGGGCCGGCGAACTGGTATGCGCGGTGGCGCCGCCGCGGAACCGAAAAATGGGCCGCCGACTGCCTCGACACCATCCGCCGGTCCGGCCCGGACGCGGCCAGGGACACGCCGGCCGCGTCGATCGCCTTTCACACCGACGAACACGGCAACGCACTCCCGGTTGACACCGCGGCGGTGGAACTTCTCAACCTGCTCCGGCCCATCGAGGCCGTCAGCCGCTTCATGGTCTTCGCAGCCGTCGCCCTGCAGCAGCACCCCGAATGGAAAGACATCCTGAACGCAGGCCAGGACGCAGACCTGGACTGCTTCGCACAGGAAGTCCGCCGGTATTACCCGTTCTTCCCCTTCGTCGGCGGCACGGCCCGCCAACCACTGCAATGGAAGGGCCAGACATTCAAAGAGGGTCAATGGGTGCTGCTGGATCTGTACGGCACGAACCACGACGGCCGGATCTGGAAGGATCCGGAGAGCTTCGACCCTGCCCGGTTCCGCGCCTGGCGGCCGGACCCCCACACCCTGGTTCCCCAGGGCGCCGGCGACCCTGCCGCGGGGCATCGCTGCCCCGGTGAGGACATCACCGTTGACCTGATGCGGCGGGCCGTCCGGGCACTGGCCGCGGAGACCGGCATGAGCGTACCCGCCCAGGACCTGAGCATCGACCTTACCCGGATGCCCGCGCTGCCTCGAAGCGGTTTCATCCTCTCAGGACGCCCCGGACCGCACTGA
- a CDS encoding TlpA family protein disulfide reductase — protein MNTPSGGGSLTRRSIFTGLAAVASLGLAACAGPDPLVQQAAAGDNKNYIAGDGSVQEYAEGSRGAPVALNANLYDGTPVSSGDWAGAVTVLNFWYAACAPCRVEAPHLESLYQEFSPQGVKFLGINVRDEKPTAEAFERTFGVTYPSVQDKDGKVLLAMSRFVPPQAVPTTLVLDKEGRVAARILGGLDKSTLKALITSALEA, from the coding sequence ATGAACACTCCATCCGGCGGCGGCAGCCTGACCCGGCGCAGCATCTTTACGGGCCTGGCGGCTGTGGCCTCCCTTGGCTTGGCCGCCTGCGCCGGACCCGATCCGCTCGTCCAGCAGGCGGCGGCGGGGGATAACAAGAACTACATTGCCGGTGACGGATCGGTGCAGGAATACGCCGAGGGGTCCCGCGGCGCTCCGGTGGCCTTGAACGCGAACCTTTATGACGGCACGCCCGTCAGTTCCGGTGACTGGGCGGGCGCGGTCACAGTGCTCAATTTCTGGTACGCAGCCTGCGCCCCGTGCCGTGTCGAGGCCCCGCACCTGGAATCGCTGTACCAGGAGTTCTCCCCGCAGGGAGTGAAGTTCCTCGGGATTAACGTCCGGGATGAGAAGCCGACGGCGGAAGCCTTTGAGCGGACCTTCGGCGTGACGTATCCGAGCGTGCAGGACAAGGACGGGAAGGTACTGCTCGCCATGAGCCGCTTCGTCCCGCCCCAGGCGGTCCCGACCACCCTCGTCCTGGACAAGGAAGGGCGAGTTGCGGCGAGAATCCTGGGTGGACTGGACAAGAGCACCCTCAAAGCCCTGATCACTTCCGCACTCGAGGCCTAG
- the lpdA gene encoding dihydrolipoyl dehydrogenase translates to MTYDLVILGGGSAGYAAALRGAQLGMTVALIEGDKLGGTCLHRGCIPTKALLHSAEVADTIRESEAFGVESAFGRVDMAGVTKFKASVVDRLYKGLQGLVSSRSVDLIQGWGTLAAADTVEVDGTSYRGKNIVLATGSYSKSLPGLDISGRVITSEQALEMDFVPKSALILGGGVIGVEFASVWASFGTEVTIIEALPRLIANEDESLSKGLQRAFTKRGIKFLTNTMFAGVSQNDDGVTVTTQDDKTLEAEVLLVAVGRGPVTAKLGYEDAGIPMERGFVPTNDRLHTGVGNVYAIGDIVPGLQLAHRGFQQGIFVAEEIAGLSPAPIIESGIPRVTYSEPQAGSVGLTEAQAKEQFSADGIETVEYNLGGNAKSQMLQTAGFIKLIRQKEGPIIGVHMLGARVSELIGEGQLMVNWEAYPEDVASLLHAHPTQNDAIGEAALALAGKPLHAHG, encoded by the coding sequence ATGACCTATGACCTCGTAATCCTCGGCGGCGGCAGCGCCGGCTACGCCGCCGCGCTGCGCGGGGCGCAGCTGGGCATGACGGTGGCCCTGATTGAGGGCGACAAGCTTGGCGGGACCTGCCTGCACCGTGGATGCATCCCGACCAAGGCGCTGTTGCATTCAGCAGAAGTGGCCGACACCATCCGGGAGAGCGAAGCATTTGGCGTGGAGAGCGCCTTCGGCCGCGTCGACATGGCCGGGGTGACAAAGTTCAAGGCGAGCGTCGTTGACCGCCTCTATAAAGGACTCCAAGGCCTCGTTTCTTCCCGCAGCGTCGACCTGATCCAGGGCTGGGGTACGCTGGCCGCCGCAGACACGGTAGAAGTCGACGGCACCAGCTACCGGGGCAAAAACATTGTGCTGGCCACCGGGTCCTATTCGAAATCCCTGCCCGGCCTGGACATCAGCGGACGGGTGATCACCTCCGAACAGGCACTCGAAATGGATTTCGTCCCCAAGAGCGCACTCATCCTCGGCGGCGGCGTGATCGGTGTGGAATTCGCCTCGGTCTGGGCTTCCTTCGGTACCGAAGTAACCATCATCGAAGCCCTTCCGCGCCTCATCGCCAACGAGGACGAATCCCTGTCCAAAGGCCTCCAGCGGGCCTTCACGAAACGCGGCATTAAGTTCCTCACCAACACCATGTTCGCCGGTGTCTCCCAGAACGATGACGGCGTCACCGTCACCACCCAGGACGACAAAACCCTGGAGGCCGAAGTACTGCTCGTGGCCGTGGGCCGCGGCCCCGTGACAGCGAAGCTAGGCTACGAGGACGCCGGCATCCCCATGGAACGCGGCTTCGTGCCCACCAACGACCGGCTGCACACCGGTGTCGGCAACGTCTACGCCATCGGGGACATCGTGCCCGGCCTTCAGCTGGCCCACCGCGGCTTCCAGCAAGGCATCTTCGTCGCCGAAGAAATCGCCGGTCTGAGCCCGGCACCCATCATCGAATCCGGCATCCCGCGCGTGACCTACTCCGAGCCCCAGGCCGGCTCTGTCGGCCTCACCGAGGCCCAGGCGAAGGAACAGTTCAGTGCCGACGGCATCGAGACGGTCGAGTACAACCTCGGCGGGAACGCCAAAAGCCAGATGCTGCAGACCGCGGGCTTCATCAAACTCATCCGCCAAAAGGAGGGCCCGATCATCGGCGTCCACATGCTCGGCGCCCGGGTCAGCGAGCTCATCGGCGAAGGCCAGCTCATGGTCAACTGGGAAGCCTATCCCGAGGACGTCGCCAGCCTCCTCCACGCCCACCCCACCCAGAACGACGCCATCGGCGAAGCGGCCCTCGCCCTGGCCGGCAAGCCCCTGCACGCCCACGGCTGA